The stretch of DNA TTCGCATGCGTGTTCATTCCCTCGAACTCGCCCACGAGCTCGTCCACGACCTCCTGCTTCATGCCGGCGAGGATGTCGGCGATCCTGATCGTGGACCAGCGGTTCGGCTCGGACAGGGCGTGAATCAGCGGCGCGACGGCCGCCCGGCCGCCCACGAGCCCGAGCGCTTTCGCCGCGCGGATCCGGACCTCGGGCTCCGGGTCGGAGAGCGCCTTCACCAGACGATTCGTCGCGCGGGTCGCGCCTGCGATCCCAAGCCTCTCGGCGGAATCGGCGCGGCGCCACCAGCGCCGGCTTCCCAGCCCCGCGAGATAGCCATCCACGTAGCGCAGCTCGTCGATAGCCCGACCGAGCCGCTCGCGCTCGACTCCGCGCACGCGTTGGGCATGGTCCAGCAGGATCTCCTCGACCACGCGGCGGTCGCGGAAGCGGAGCTTGCCGCCGAGGGCCGGTAGCACCGACGGGCCCTCGCCGTGCGCGTACGCCAGGATGGCCGGCTCGAGAGCGCGCCGGCGGGCCCGCCGCCAGCGCTCGCGGGTCTCCCTCCATGCCTTATTCGCGACGATCGCGAACGTCAGGACGAGGAAGGTCCCTCCGATGATCAGGATCGAAGCGGTCAGCGCGCCGTACATCAGCCGCGCCCTCCTCCTCTGGCCAGTAGCTTGCGGACTCTCGTGAGGAGCTCCCGGGCGTTGAAGGGCTTCACCACGTAGTCGTCCGCGCCGGTCTCGAGGCCCCGGACGATGTCCTCCTCGCGGTCCTTCATGGAGACGATCACGATCGGCACGTCCGCGATCGCCTCGTGTTCCCGGATCGCCCGGACGACGTCGAATCCATCCCGGTAAGGCATCACGAGATCGCTCACGATCAGGTCCGGCCTGAGCCTCGTTGCGATCTCGAACGCATGCTCGCCATCAGCCGCCACCAGGACCTCGTACCCTTTCTCGGCGAGGAGCGTGGCCACGAACCGTGCCGCCACGGGGTCGTCGTCCGCGACCAGGATTCGCGGCCTGACCGCGCCGGCGTTCATGGGCCGACCGCGGAGTCCGGGCTCCACCGCCAGAAATCAGAGAACATGTTGACTATGCACACGCATACCCCAGACATATCTACATCGCCGATGCTTGACAACTTGAATATAGTTTCTGGGTACATTTGTGCAATCGCCGCCGTGAGATCCCCTGGTTGGAACTGCCCTGCTTGACCCCCGCCCCGCGGGTCACGATACTACACGTCGCCTCCTCGGAGAGCCGCGCTTATGGTCCCCGAGGATCTCGTCGCCTGGGTCGCCGTCAATCTCCTTCAACGATTAGGTCCCCTCCAGATCCGCCGAGCCCTCCGGGAGTTCGGCGGCCCGTCTGAGGTCGCATTCAAAGTACCTCCCGCTCACCTCGCGGGAGCGCTCGGGCTGCGCGACGGGAAGGCCGAGACGATCGCGTCGGGAAGGAAGGGGCTGAGAGGGCGCGCCGAGGCGGAAATCCGAGACGCCGAGCGGCTCGGGATCCGCCTCGTGACCCCGGTGGATCCAGGCTATCCCGCTGAGTTCGAGGCTCTTCCGGACGGCCCGGTCGTGCTCTACCTGAAGGGCGCCTTGACCGCCGGGGTGGTTCGAATCGCGGTCGTCGGTTCCCGCCGCGCGACCGCGTATGGGCGCAGGGTCGCGACGGGCCTCGCTTCGGGGTTGGGGCTGCAAGGTGTGGAAATCGTGTCCGGTGGCGCCAGGGGAATCGACACTTGCGCCCATCTAGGTGCTCTCGAGGCAGGCGCTAGGACGGTCGTGGTCATGGGATCCGGCTTTCGGCGGCTCTACCCGCCAGAGAACGTAGAGATGTTCGACAAGATCGCCGACAACGGCGCTATCATTTCCGAATTCCATCTGGATATGGAGCCCAAGGGCGAAAACTTCCCCAGAAGAAACCGGCTCATCGCCGGCCTCTCCGCCGCGGTCGTGGTCGTCGAAGCCGCCGAACGCTCGGGCTCGCTCAGCACCGCCGGACACGCGCTCGAGCAAGGCCGCGAGGTCATGGCGGTTCCGGGGCCGGTTTCCTCGGAGCTGTCGGCCGGGTGCCACCGGCTCATCCAACAGGGTGCAAAGCTCGTCCACTCGATCGGAGATGTCCTGGAAGAGCTGTCGCCTATGTACGCCGAGGCCCTCCGCGGGAGGGTCGCTGCCCCGTCGTGCGAGCCCGAACCCACCCCGGTGTCCCTCGACCCTGACGAAGCTGCGGTCTTGGCTCTCCTGGACGATCCGGAGCCGGTTCAATTGGATGCGCTGGCCGACAGGGCTCCCTTCGGAATCGCGCGGCTCCAGACCGCGCTCTTCGGCCTCGAGGTCCGGGGCGCGGTTGAACAATTGCCGGGGCGGTACTATCTTGCCCGCCCCCGGAGGCAGGGCTGAACCATGGGACGAGCGCTGGTCATCGTCGAGTCGCCCGCCAAGGCGAAGACGATCAACAAGTTCCTGGGTAAAGGATACGTCGTCAAGGCGTCCATGGGACACGTGCGCGACCTTCCGAAGCGGACCCTCGGGGTGGACGAGAAAGACTTTTCCCCGACCTACGCCGTTCTCCCAGAGAAGAAGAAGACCCTCGCCGAGCTCAAGAAAGCGGCGAAGACGGCGACCGCCGTCTACCTCGCCCCCGACCCCGACCGCGAGGGCGAAGCGATCTGTTGGCATCTCAAGGAAGAGCTGCGGCGAGAGACCGAGGCTCCATTCCATCGGGTCATGTTCAACGAGATCACCAAGCGGGCGGTCCTCGGCGCGTTCGACAGCCCCAGGGAGATCGACTCGAACAAGGTGGACGCCCAGCAGGCCCGCCGGATATTGGACCGGCTCGTCGGCTACAAGATCAGCCCCCTCCTCTGGGACAA from Terriglobia bacterium encodes:
- a CDS encoding response regulator, which produces MNAGAVRPRILVADDDPVAARFVATLLAEKGYEVLVAADGEHAFEIATRLRPDLIVSDLVMPYRDGFDVVRAIREHEAIADVPIVIVSMKDREEDIVRGLETGADDYVVKPFNARELLTRVRKLLARGGGRG
- the dprA gene encoding DNA-processing protein DprA, with translation MVPEDLVAWVAVNLLQRLGPLQIRRALREFGGPSEVAFKVPPAHLAGALGLRDGKAETIASGRKGLRGRAEAEIRDAERLGIRLVTPVDPGYPAEFEALPDGPVVLYLKGALTAGVVRIAVVGSRRATAYGRRVATGLASGLGLQGVEIVSGGARGIDTCAHLGALEAGARTVVVMGSGFRRLYPPENVEMFDKIADNGAIISEFHLDMEPKGENFPRRNRLIAGLSAAVVVVEAAERSGSLSTAGHALEQGREVMAVPGPVSSELSAGCHRLIQQGAKLVHSIGDVLEELSPMYAEALRGRVAAPSCEPEPTPVSLDPDEAAVLALLDDPEPVQLDALADRAPFGIARLQTALFGLEVRGAVEQLPGRYYLARPRRQG
- a CDS encoding HEAT repeat domain-containing protein encodes the protein MYGALTASILIIGGTFLVLTFAIVANKAWRETRERWRRARRRALEPAILAYAHGEGPSVLPALGGKLRFRDRRVVEEILLDHAQRVRGVERERLGRAIDELRYVDGYLAGLGSRRWWRRADSAERLGIAGATRATNRLVKALSDPEPEVRIRAAKALGLVGGRAAVAPLIHALSEPNRWSTIRIADILAGMKQEVVDELVGEFEGMNTHAKLAALDILGRVRSLSVVAWLRQRLEDEERDVRARACHALGAIGDPDCGPVLLNAVADTEWPVRAMAAKALGRIRHLPAIPALSGAMRDREWWVRANSAEALRLMGPRGTEALDRMLDDRDIYARHQAVLMLEESGILDRQVDLLAKSGGPEREAAESLIRRFVRVGQMGRLRELLETHPDARVREALAGMLGLPGPQAEGAR